Genomic DNA from Candidatus Binataceae bacterium:
AAGGTGTGCGGCGGGTTGATCCCCTGCCATCCTGCGGTCAGCGCGAGCTTCACGGTCGGATAACGCTCGCGCTCGGCCGCCTGCACCGCGGACCTGGCCGAAGCGACGCTTCGCTGCGCGGCCTCGAGCATCGGGTTGCGCGAAAGGTCCTTACCCGGCCACGCAGGCACGCCGCTGACCTCGGCGGCGCTGATATCCGACGGGCCGAGCCGGCCGATCAGCACGCCCAGCACGGCGGCGGCGCGCTCGACATTATGATGCGCGCTCGAGCGCGCGAGCGCCGCGCTGTTGCTCGCCGTCCGCACCTTGAGCTCGTCGTTGGCAATCGCACGCCCGCTTTTGCGCAATGCCTTGACCACCGCCACGTAGCGCCTGAGCCGCTCGTCATCGGCGTTGTACTCGCGTTCAATTTCCTGTGCGCGAAGCAGGTCGTAGTAAGCGACCGTGGTATCGAAGATTATCTGTGCCCGCGCTGCGCGTACGCCGAAACTGTCGGCCTCGCTCTGGTAGAGCGCCGCGCGCGCCGCGGCCAGGCGGCGGCCGAAGTCGAAGGCCGTGTAGTTGAGCGAGAGCATCGCATCCGAGAGCCCGCCGTTGGTTATCGCGACGCTGTAGCCCGGCGCCTGCATGTATTCGGAATCGACCGAGAGAGAAGGATAGAGCGGCGCGCGCGCCTCGCGCGCCATCGCCGCGCTCAAATCGCTCTGCGCGCCGGCCGAGGCGATCGTCGGCGCGAAGGCGAGCGCGTGCTGGATCGCCTGGTCGAGCGTAAGCGTCTCGCCGAGCGCGGGCGCGCACAGTCCCAAAATCGTCAGGGCCGCTGTTGCGAGCGCCGAGAGGTAGCGGACTGACGATAGGGCGCGCATGGTCTCGAAAACTCCATCCTTTGAGCGATACCTGCGGAGTGTCCGGATCACATTTAACAAGCGCCCGTCGAGGCGGCTAATTAACAAACGTTCATGTTTGGACGGGCGCCAATGCGCGGATTACGCGAGTTCTTGGAGAGCCCTACGCCAGCCTCATGCGAGCGGCAGGCGAACCTGGATCTCGCAGCCGCCGCCGGCGCGATTGGCGGCGCGGATATCGCCGCCATGGCGGCGCACGATTTCGCGGCTGAGCGCGAGACCGAGGCCGCTGCCCGCGCCGTTGGCGCTACGGCTCCGATAGAAGGGTTCGAAGACGTGATCGAGGTCGCGCGGGTCGATGCCGGGGCCGCTGTCGCGCACTGAAAGCACCGCTGCGGATCCCTCAGCGCTCACGTCAAATTCGATCCGGCCGCGTTCGGGAGTGAACTTGACCGCGTTGTCCAGCAGGTTGAGCATCAGGCGGCGCAAATCGGCGGCGCCCCCGCGCACGATGATCGCTCTGCGCGTCCCGTCCGCATCCGTGCAGTCGAAATTTTGCGCGAACACCTGACGCCTCGATTCGGCGAGCGTCTGCGCCATCGCGGACGCTTCAGCCACGATTTTCGCCAGATCCACCGGCGCGCGCTCCGCCGCGGGTTCGGCGTCCAGCCGCGCGAGCGCGAGCAAGTCTTCCGCCATAACACAAAGGCGCTCGACTTCGGCCATCGCTTGCTCGAGCGCCAGGCGGCTCTCGACCGCGTCGCGGGGCCGCTGCAAGGTGACTTCCAGGCCGCTGCGCAGAACGGCCAGCGGCGTGCGCAGTTCATGGGCGGCCTCTGAGACAAAGCGCTGCTGCGCAGCTGACGCATGCTCAAGCCGCTCGAGCAGCTGATTGATAGCAGAGATGAGCCGCTCCGCTTCATCCTGCACCGGCGGGAGCGCGAGGCGCCGGTCGAGGTCGCGCGGCCCGATACGCGCGAGCGCGCCGGTGACTTCGTTAAGCGGTGCGAGCGCCCGTCCGGCCATCCAGTAGCCGCCCGCGACTGAGAGCGCGAGGATGATCGGGATGACCAGCAGTAGGGCGTTGCGCAGATGCGCGATGGTCCGTCGCACGGGCGCGGCGTTGACGCCGTCCTCGAGCAATGCGGGCGCTCCGTTGAGCTCGAGCGGGATGAGCGCGAAGCGGTAACGATGCTGCCGGCCGTCGGCGACGCCTGGTGGCTTCGAGCGAGCGTCGGGCAGGTCGGCGCTAGCGGCGCCGGCGTCGAAGAGGACGCCGCCGCCCGAGAGCAGACGCACGCGGCGCTCCGGCCCGAGGTCTTTCTCCCGGCTCAGCCGCTGGAGAGTCGCATTTATGTCGGTGGCCGAGGAATGAGAGATCGCAGATGCGGTCGTGTCGGCCTCTTCCATCAAGGCTGCGTCGAGCGTTCCCCACATCGCGCGCGAGAACAGCGCCATGATGAGCAATCCGGCCGCCAGCAGGATCATCCCCGTGATAGCGGTCCAGTAGATAGTGAGCCGCAGCCGAATACTCAATCGGAGCCTCTGTTGCTGCTCTTTTGCGCCGGCAAATCCAGACGAAGCAGGTAGCCCGCGCCGCGCACCGTGACGATCAGAGGCGGCCGATTGACCAGTTCGATTTTCTGGCGCAGGCGATTGATAAACACTTCGACGATGTTCGACATCGCGTTGTAGTCTTTGCCCCAGACCGCCTCTCCGATCATGTCGCGCGTCACGGTCAGTCCGGCATGGCGCACCAGGTACTCGAGCACCATCAATTCTTTGGGCGAGAGGTCCAGGGCGCGGCCGCCGCGCGAAGCGGTGCGGCGCGAGGTGTCGATTACGATATCGTCCGCTTCGAGCACGCGCTCCGCGGCGGCACTTCTCCGCCGTAGCAGCGCGCGCACGCGCGCCAGCAGTTCGCTGAAGGCGAACGGTTTGGTCAGATAGTCGTCGCCGCCGGCGTCCAGGCCGCGAACGCGTTCGTCGGTCGAATCGCGGGCGGTCAGGATGAGAACCCCAAGTGCGGCGCCGGCCGCGCGCACGTCGGCGAGAAATTCCAGGCCGTCTCGATCGGGAAGACGCAGGTCGAGCAGCATCAGATCGTAGCCGTTGCGTTCGAGCGCCGTGCGCGCAGCCTCGGCGTTTTCCGCGACCTCGACGGCGAAGCCGGCCTCGCCAAGCCCGCGTTTGAGATTAGCGGCGAGTTTCGGTTCGTCCTCAACTATCAGCAGGTGCGCGGCGGCGGGCATCTTGTGCCTCGGGTTGGGCCTCGTGCGTTGGCGATCCGGCTCTCGGCCGCGATCCGGTTTTCAGCCGATCGCCACGAGCGTACAACGCAGACGGCGCCTGCGCGATACCGTTCAAATCACGAGCGAGAGCACGCCGGCGGCGATCAGCGCGCCCGCCCAGACCGCGTCGAGGTTGATCCAGGCGCTCCGCAGGAACGCCAGTCCGACGCGGTCATAGACCACGACGGCGATCGTGCCCATGGCGAGCAGCATGGCGGACGTGTGCAGCAGCACGACCGCCGCATCCTGCGCGAACGAGAGCGACGGGCCCATCGCGGCCATCGATTGATGCATCAGCCGCCCGTGCAGTCCGTGCATCATCTGATGATGCATCTCCGCGCCGCCCGGCATGTCCATCAGGATCGGAAATAGCATCAGGCCCGCGCCATGGGCCGAGGCCATCAGGAACGACCAGAAGGCAAGCTCGTACCACTTCACCCGCATCGCCACCCATCGCGGATGCGCGCGCGGCCATAGATAGCGAAACGCGCCGAACAGGATCAGAATGCCGGCGCCGGCGGGGCGCAACCATGGAGACGCGGCGGCGAATCGCGCCCATCCGATCAGCGCGACCACTGCGGCGATCGAAACCAGGTGGCCCAGTGCGATCGGTCCGAGCGCCGCGAAGACCCTGGCGCGGCGACGCTCCTGCAGCCCCAGCGCGACCGCGAACAGCCATCCCATCGACGGATCGAGGCCGTGGTAAGCGCCAAGCGCGGCGATCGCGATCCACGGCCAGACCGCGGTCACGGGTAGCAGAACGAATCAGACGAGCAGTCGCCGCCCTCCAGATGTATCTGATGCGGACGTTCGCCCTCGAAGGGGATAAAGAAGTTGGGGTCGAGCGCCATACCGCCGTTCGGCTCGGCATCGACCTTGACAATCCATCCGCGCATGCCCTCGGGATAGAACTGTTCGTCGAGCGCCGAGTAGAGCGAGTTGGTCACGTAGATGCGGCGGCCGTCGCGGCTGATCTCGAGCATCTGCGGCGCGCCGTTGACCTTGCCGGCCTTGGGATGGGGCGTACGCGAAGCCATCCCGCCGATCCGCACCGAGCCGGTCTGGCGCGGATGAAACGGGTCGCTCACGTCATACTGCTTGAGCTCGCCCGTACCCCAGCACGATGCGTAAAGGAACCGGTCGTCGAGGCTGAGCGCTATCTCGGGCACTAGCGGCGGCGCAGCCTTGAACTGCTTGAGCACCGGCGGCAGCAGCGTCGGGTCGGCGGGCTCGGCGGGAATCTCGATAACCTTGCGCGCGGCCCATTTGCCGTTGCCGTTCTCGCGATGCCACAGCCAGATTCCGGCGCTCAGGTCCTTGGTCGAAAGAACCGTGCAGACGAAGCCGTAGGCTCTGGTCGGATCATGCGCCGGCCGCAGCTCAAGCGACATCTGATGCTCCTTGCCAAGGTCGATTTCCTGCAGATGGCGGCGCTTGCGCAGGTCCCAAATGTGGAGCCGATGGCCGTAGTCGCCCTTGACCAGGCGCTCGAGGCTCAGCCCGTTCTCGAACATGTCGGGCGTGCCCCATTCGCTGCTGATTCCGACGTCGTAACCGATGTGCCACCAGAAATCGTAGGCAAGGAACTGCGGGCCGCGATCGACTTCCCATCGGCCGAGCACGTCGAAGCTCTCGTGATCGAGCAGAAAAACTCCGCCGGGGCCGCCGCCGGTCGCGTTGCCCATCGCGCTGACATAGATTGCGTCGGGCCCGCAATGGAACGTATGCGGACGGCTATACCCGGCGCGCGTTGCGATTTCCTCGGGTTCGATGACCTTGACGATTTTCGGCGCGCGCGGGTTGGGCTTGGTATCGATGACGTGGATGCGCGAAGAGCGCAGGCCCGGGACCAGCAGGTAGCGGCGCTCGACGTGCGGATGCGGGGAATACGGGCAGAGCGCGGCGCTGCACGCGTTCCATCCGAAGTGATGCAGCTCGTTGCCTGCGTTGGGCATCTCGACCCGTCCGACGACGCTCGCGAACGTCGGCGAGCCGGGATCGAGGTCGAGCACGTTGATCGCGTCGCGCTTGCCGTGTTTGGGATCGAGGCTGAAGGTCGCGACGTAGCCGAGCCGCTCGCGTGGCCCCTCCATCGCCATCCGCGGCGAAGGATAAAACGTCTGGTCGGGCTTCCAAAGCATCGGCGTAACTCCCCTTTCGTTCGATGGGTGATTCTCGACTTTAGATACAGAAAATATCCGGTTCAAGGATTAGCCGGATCGCGGTACCAAGTCGATCCGATGGACGGATTTTATCTTGCATTTCGGCTGCCGAAAGGGTTCAACTTGAGCGGCGCGAAAAGCGGAGGTGAAGCTCTGATGGATTCACTGCGCGGGGTCGGGGCCCTGCTCGGCCGCATCATGATGGCCTATATCTTTGTCAGCGCGGGAATCGAAAAAATCGGCGGACCGGCGGCGACCATGAATTTCATGGCGAGCGGGGGGCTGCCGCGTTCGCTGGTCCCCGAGCTTTTCGTGCTTTCGGTCGTGGTCGAGCTGGTGGGCGGTCTGATGCTGGCGGCCGGATGGCACGCCGAATTGGCGTCGCTGATCATGTTTTTGTTCATGATCCCCGTCACGATCATTTTCCACGTTTCGACCGGGCAAACCGTCGAATGGGAAAAGAACCTCGCGATCATGGGCGGACTGCTGATGGTCGCGGTGCTCGGCCCCGGCGGTATGAGCCTGCGCCGCGCGCGAAAATAGCACGAGCGCCATACGGCGCCCGCCAATCCCGGCCGGAAGCCGCACCGCGCTCGCGACGATCTATGGCGATGCTGCCCGCTACTGGCGGGCGCTCTCGCCCGTCGCCTGTTTCACCAGCGTGCTGAGCTCGCCGCTTTCGTATAGCTCGCGCACGATATCGCATCCGCCGACGAACTTGCCGTTGATGTAAACCTGCGGAATGGTCGGCCAATTACTGTAGGTCTTGACCGCTTCGCGCACTTCCTGGTCGGTGAGCACGTCGACGGTGGAGTAGGGCGCGCCTAACTCCTCGAATACCTGGACGGTCGCGGCCGAGAATCCGCATTGCGGAAAGTTGCGGTTGCCCTTCATGAAGATGACGATCTTGTCGCCGTTGATCGCGTTGCGGATTCGCTCGATTGCATCGGCCATATGAATTCTCACCTCCGGTTCTGATACTGGCTCGGGGTCATCACCTTGAGCGTCAGCGCGTGGACGCGCGCCTTCATCGCGTCCCCCAGCGACCCGTATACTGCCTGATGGCGTTCGACCAGGCCCTTGCCCTCGAAGCTTTCGCTCACCACCAGCGCTTCGAAATGATCGCCGCCGCCGGTGAAATCGCGCACCTCGACCAGGGCGCCCGGCAAGCCGCGCTCGATCATTTCCTTGATTTCCTGCGCTTCCATCGAACCCCCAGTCTAGCCTTCGGGCGCGGCGGCGTCGAGCGGCGGCGGCGTCGCCGGCACGACCTCGTCGAAGCGCGCATAGTCAATTTCAAACGAGCCGTCGGGGAGTTCCAGCAGAACGTCGGCGAAGCGCGTGCCCCAGGCGATTTCGTCCGCGGTCCATACGCAGCGCACATGGACGTTTTGCAGAAACGATTCGTCCATCCCGACCAGCGAAGCGATAATCAGGCTGCGCGAGGCCTTCATCGAGGCGGCCGTTTCGCCGAAGAGCGGGCTCCGCTCGTCGATCGGATGAATCACGGTCCAACTGAGCGAGAACAATGCGTTGCGCGAGCGCGCGAGACGCAGGTCGTAGAAACGGCGCATGCTCTCACCCTCGCGGGTTGTCTCCCAGCGCGACACGACGACGTGGATCTGCGCTTCGACGATCCGGTTGGAGCGTTGGTTCATCGTGCGAAACATCAGTGACGGCACGCCGTCGCGGGGCGAAATCGCCATCACCCGGCTGAAGCGCACGCGCGCCGTCGGCCGCGAGAAACGCGCGAAGACCAGTCCCGTCGCCACCGCGAACGCGATCAAGCCGCTCATCGCCTCGATGCTCACCAGCACGTTCGAGCCGAGCGACTGCGGCGACATCGTTCCATATCCGATCGTCGCCATCGTCTGTATGCTGAAAAAGAAAGCGTCGGCGAACGAGCCCGGGCGGGCGTTGGCGACGCCGCCGTCGCCCATGTAGGCGAGCGCGAAAAGGCAGTTGATAAGGCCGACTGCGGCGAAGATTATCCCGAGCAGCGCCGGCCATGAAATTGTGGTCAGGTAAAAGTAGAGATCGCTTATCGCTGGGCGCGGCATTCCCGACGTCACGCGGCCGATCAACTCGCGGTCCTGGGCGCTGAATTCTGCGTTGGTCGAACCCTGCTTCACACGAATCTTCCGCGCTCGAGGTGCTCTTCGCTAAACCTGTTCCACCACGGTTGCGATACCCTGGCCGATTCCGATGCACATCGTCGCGAGCCCCAGCGGCGCTCCGCGCCGTCGCATCTCGTGCGTCAGCGTGACCATCAGCCGCGCTCCCGAACATCCCAGCGGATGGCCGAGCGCGACCGCGCCGCCGTTGACGTTGAGCCGGTTCTCGTCGATCGTGAGTTCGGTGTTGCAGGCGAGCACCTGCGCCGCAAACGCCTCGTTGATCTCGACCAGGTCGATGTCGCCAAGCTTGAGCGCCGCACGCCCGACCACCTTGTGCACCGCCGGCACCGGTCCCCATCCCATGATCTCCGGTCTTACGCCGGCGACCGCGGTCGCGCGGATCTGCGCCATCGGTTTGATGCCCAGCGCGCGCGCCCGCTCGGCGCTCATCAGCAGCACGGCCGCCGCACCGTCGCATACCTGCGAAGAGTTGCCTGCCGTGACCTGGCCGTCGGGCTTGAATGACGGCTTCAGCGCCGCCAGCCGATCCATGCTGGTGTCGGGGCGCGGCCCCTGGTCGACGTCGATCGTTCCGTTCGCCAGCTTCACTGGCACCATCTCTTCCTTGAAGCGCTCGCGCGCCGCGATCGCGCGCTGATGCGACCGCAGCGAGAACGCGTCGGCCTGCTCGCGCGTAATCTTGTACGTCGCGGCCAGCCGCTCCGCCGTCAGGCCCATCACGAACATGTCCTGCGGAAAGAGGTCGAGCAGCTTCGAATTGGGCAGCAGCCCGGAGCCCATCGGCACGTGACTCATCTGCTCGACGCCGCCGGCAATCGCGACCTCGCCCGCGCCGATCATGATTTCGGAGGCGGCGAAGTTGACGGCCTGCAGGCCCGATCCGCACTGACGGTCAACCGTGGTGCCGGCGACTTCGACCGGGAGCCCCGCCAAAAGCGCGATCATGCGGCCGATGTTCAGCCCTTGCTCGCCCGACTGATTGGCGCATCCCCACACGACATCCTCGATTTCCGCCGGATCGAGCTTGCGATTGCGCTCGAGCAGCCGCCGCACGCACA
This window encodes:
- a CDS encoding TolC family protein, which produces MRALSSVRYLSALATAALTILGLCAPALGETLTLDQAIQHALAFAPTIASAGAQSDLSAAMAREARAPLYPSLSVDSEYMQAPGYSVAITNGGLSDAMLSLNYTAFDFGRRLAAARAALYQSEADSFGVRAARAQIIFDTTVAYYDLLRAQEIEREYNADDERLRRYVAVVKALRKSGRAIANDELKVRTASNSAALARSSAHHNVERAAAVLGVLIGRLGPSDISAAEVSGVPAWPGKDLSRNPMLEAAQRSVASARSAVQAAERERYPTVKLALTAGWQGINPPHTFPHNGGASYDGLVSMPIFDGGVISAHIDEAQAKVAAAEAQMRQVELDLRKQLADAEPRYRQALDQLTMLSDAEPTAQDNFALTWARFLGGGNVTLLEVLDAFQQLEQLRVARPDQAFGARQAVAQGALVLGRDQ
- a CDS encoding ATP-binding protein; the protein is MSIRLRLTIYWTAITGMILLAAGLLIMALFSRAMWGTLDAALMEEADTTASAISHSSATDINATLQRLSREKDLGPERRVRLLSGGGVLFDAGAASADLPDARSKPPGVADGRQHRYRFALIPLELNGAPALLEDGVNAAPVRRTIAHLRNALLLVIPIILALSVAGGYWMAGRALAPLNEVTGALARIGPRDLDRRLALPPVQDEAERLISAINQLLERLEHASAAQQRFVSEAAHELRTPLAVLRSGLEVTLQRPRDAVESRLALEQAMAEVERLCVMAEDLLALARLDAEPAAERAPVDLAKIVAEASAMAQTLAESRRQVFAQNFDCTDADGTRRAIIVRGGAADLRRLMLNLLDNAVKFTPERGRIEFDVSAEGSAAVLSVRDSGPGIDPRDLDHVFEPFYRSRSANGAGSGLGLALSREIVRRHGGDIRAANRAGGGCEIQVRLPLA
- a CDS encoding response regulator transcription factor, whose protein sequence is MPAAAHLLIVEDEPKLAANLKRGLGEAGFAVEVAENAEAARTALERNGYDLMLLDLRLPDRDGLEFLADVRAAGAALGVLILTARDSTDERVRGLDAGGDDYLTKPFAFSELLARVRALLRRRSAAAERVLEADDIVIDTSRRTASRGGRALDLSPKELMVLEYLVRHAGLTVTRDMIGEAVWGKDYNAMSNIVEVFINRLRQKIELVNRPPLIVTVRGAGYLLRLDLPAQKSSNRGSD
- a CDS encoding selenium-binding protein SBP56-related protein — its product is MLWKPDQTFYPSPRMAMEGPRERLGYVATFSLDPKHGKRDAINVLDLDPGSPTFASVVGRVEMPNAGNELHHFGWNACSAALCPYSPHPHVERRYLLVPGLRSSRIHVIDTKPNPRAPKIVKVIEPEEIATRAGYSRPHTFHCGPDAIYVSAMGNATGGGPGGVFLLDHESFDVLGRWEVDRGPQFLAYDFWWHIGYDVGISSEWGTPDMFENGLSLERLVKGDYGHRLHIWDLRKRRHLQEIDLGKEHQMSLELRPAHDPTRAYGFVCTVLSTKDLSAGIWLWHRENGNGKWAARKVIEIPAEPADPTLLPPVLKQFKAAPPLVPEIALSLDDRFLYASCWGTGELKQYDVSDPFHPRQTGSVRIGGMASRTPHPKAGKVNGAPQMLEISRDGRRIYVTNSLYSALDEQFYPEGMRGWIVKVDAEPNGGMALDPNFFIPFEGERPHQIHLEGGDCSSDSFCYP
- a CDS encoding DoxX family protein, which codes for MDSLRGVGALLGRIMMAYIFVSAGIEKIGGPAATMNFMASGGLPRSLVPELFVLSVVVELVGGLMLAAGWHAELASLIMFLFMIPVTIIFHVSTGQTVEWEKNLAIMGGLLMVAVLGPGGMSLRRARK
- the grxD gene encoding Grx4 family monothiol glutaredoxin; the encoded protein is MADAIERIRNAINGDKIVIFMKGNRNFPQCGFSAATVQVFEELGAPYSTVDVLTDQEVREAVKTYSNWPTIPQVYINGKFVGGCDIVRELYESGELSTLVKQATGESARQ
- a CDS encoding BolA/IbaG family iron-sulfur metabolism protein — protein: MEAQEIKEMIERGLPGALVEVRDFTGGGDHFEALVVSESFEGKGLVERHQAVYGSLGDAMKARVHALTLKVMTPSQYQNRR
- a CDS encoding ion channel: MKQGSTNAEFSAQDRELIGRVTSGMPRPAISDLYFYLTTISWPALLGIIFAAVGLINCLFALAYMGDGGVANARPGSFADAFFFSIQTMATIGYGTMSPQSLGSNVLVSIEAMSGLIAFAVATGLVFARFSRPTARVRFSRVMAISPRDGVPSLMFRTMNQRSNRIVEAQIHVVVSRWETTREGESMRRFYDLRLARSRNALFSLSWTVIHPIDERSPLFGETAASMKASRSLIIASLVGMDESFLQNVHVRCVWTADEIAWGTRFADVLLELPDGSFEIDYARFDEVVPATPPPLDAAAPEG
- a CDS encoding thiolase family protein; this encodes MRDVVIVDGVRTPIGRSNKEGYYKDVRADDLSAMCVRRLLERNRKLDPAEIEDVVWGCANQSGEQGLNIGRMIALLAGLPVEVAGTTVDRQCGSGLQAVNFAASEIMIGAGEVAIAGGVEQMSHVPMGSGLLPNSKLLDLFPQDMFVMGLTAERLAATYKITREQADAFSLRSHQRAIAARERFKEEMVPVKLANGTIDVDQGPRPDTSMDRLAALKPSFKPDGQVTAGNSSQVCDGAAAVLLMSAERARALGIKPMAQIRATAVAGVRPEIMGWGPVPAVHKVVGRAALKLGDIDLVEINEAFAAQVLACNTELTIDENRLNVNGGAVALGHPLGCSGARLMVTLTHEMRRRGAPLGLATMCIGIGQGIATVVEQV